The nucleotide window GAATCTTGTTCCATTTATGGAACAAAAACTTAAAAATTTCGGAACAAATACGGGCCCGGGTGGTGTCATGAACGCGAAGGAGGTAGCCCTTACGGCGCTCATGGCGGCCACCGGGCTCGTCCTACAGGTAAGTCCTCTCAAGTTCAAGACCCCGTGGGGAATGAACATAGACCTCGTGGCCGTGCCCATAGTTCTTCTTTACTTCCTCACGGGCCTAAGAACGGCCATCTTTGGTCTCGCAGTCCTCGCCCTTGGAATAAGCCTCGTATCTACGGCGGGTCCCCTTGGGGCATCTATGAAGTTCGCCGCGACGCTAAGCGTCCTTTTAGGCCTCGAAGTTGCGAAGAGACTTGTCAACGATGTAGGAATAAAGTTCTTCGCCCTAGGTTATGCTACCTCGGTCGCAATAAGGGGCCCCCTGATGCTCGTCCTCAACTACTACTTTGCCCTCCCCTTATGGCTGGGGGTTGGAGGTGATCTGCTTATAAGAAAGGTTGAAGAGATGACTGGCCTCCCCTTCTGGCTGGCAATAGTCCTCCCCAACGCCATTCAGACGGTGGTAGACATCTTAGGAGCTGCTTGGATCGCTACTCCTGTGGCGAAGAGGCTCGGACACATCATTTAAAACCTCAGGCTCCTACCTTCCAGGTCCTCTTTTATGGTTTTAACTACCCTCACTTCCCTACCCTCTAGAACAACCACCGACGTTGCTATTTCCTCGAGAAGGGCAATTATCTCTGAGTGGACCGGTTTGAGCGCGTCGATGTTCAGAAAATAGAACGCCACCCTTCTTTCATTACCAACATGCTCAGATATCGTCTTCACTAACCTCATGCCCTCCTTTATTGTTCCAAGGAGAAACATTTTATGCATGCCGATTACCGGGTTTACGAATGGACCTTCACCTACCTTTGAGAGAATCTTATTGTATTCCCCGACATCCATCACGTACTTTCCCATCTCTATCTTCCCGATGACGTTCCCAACTTTCTTGAACCCCTCAGCCTTTACCACGGAAATTTCTTCTAAGGGGGATGTGTTAAAGCCTGCAAGCTTCAGCCTTGCGAGGTATTCGCAGAGGGTGTCCATTATATCATCCACCACGACTGGCAGGGAACTCCCAACCACTAGCTGATAGAACAATAGTTCAGGTCTCGAACGGGAGGAGTGCTCGACAAGCACTGTTTCCCCGAGCTTGAAGGCCGAGAGAAACTCCCGCACGTCCATGGCATCATCCCTCAAAATATGGGGCAATGAGACAGTATATAGGATTTTTGCTTTGATAGGCCTGAAAGCTTCACCCTCAGGGACGGAGATTATCATACGATTCTTGCCCTGGAGAGCACCCTTGGAGAGACGAAGCTCCCA belongs to Pyrococcus yayanosii CH1 and includes:
- a CDS encoding DUF257 family protein — translated: MDVREFLSAFKLGETVLVEHSSRSRPELLFYQLVVGSSLPVVVDDIMDTLCEYLARLKLAGFNTSPLEEISVVKAEGFKKVGNVIGKIEMGKYVMDVGEYNKILSKVGEGPFVNPVIGMHKMFLLGTIKEGMRLVKTISEHVGNERRVAFYFLNIDALKPVHSEIIALLEEIATSVVVLEGREVRVVKTIKEDLEGRSLRF
- a CDS encoding ECF transporter S component produces the protein MNAKEVALTALMAATGLVLQVSPLKFKTPWGMNIDLVAVPIVLLYFLTGLRTAIFGLAVLALGISLVSTAGPLGASMKFAATLSVLLGLEVAKRLVNDVGIKFFALGYATSVAIRGPLMLVLNYYFALPLWLGVGGDLLIRKVEEMTGLPFWLAIVLPNAIQTVVDILGAAWIATPVAKRLGHII